AGTGGAGAAGCTAGCCAAGAACAAACAGAAGCCAATCACCCCTGAGACAGCAGAAAAGCTGGCTCGTGACCTTAAGGCAGTCAAATATGTTGAGTGCTCAGCCCTAACACAGGTAAGCTCACCCATTAAACAACGCCTAAAGCCGGAGTGGCAAGCATGTGCTTAAATGTCACTTTCCTAACAAGGGTGGAAATACTTTGCCTTGTCTTTTGCTAACAGCATCTGGCTAAAACTCCATCTAACTCTCGTGTTGTGTGACTGTCTTTctcctttttcctctttctgtaGCGGGGACTGAAGAACGTATTTGATGAGGCTATCCTAGCCGCTTTAGAGCCCCCTGAAActcaaagaaagagaaaatgctGTTTGTTCTGATGTCTTCTGCATCTTGCTTTGCCTCTCGATTGTCTGCTGCTTACTCATTATAAAGAGATGTCTGTCACTAAGATAACCACAACGCTCTTTTAATCTTGAAAAACGTTGTGACCATTAACTTTTTCCCCTCTGTTCATGCGTGCTTTCTTTTTCGACTTGGCCTAATCACAATGATCCATGCTGCCTGATATAACAAGAGTGCCAATCCATAGTTCTTCTGTCTGTGAAACTGGACACGgctgtgtttgttttggttATTTAAATTGACATTCTGTTGTTATTTCAGAATTGAACTATTCAGCATCAGTTGTGCCCTACAAAGCTTTTATGCCCCAACCTGTCTTAGACAGTTAGAaccttctttttatttttttcaactgcaGCATCATTTTCCACGGGCTTTGGTCTTTACTCAGACAAGTTGATCATGAAGGAGTCTTGTATAATGTTATTTGAATAAAGGAAGATTTTGATCGCCCTGCTCCTTTTCTACTCAGCCTTTTTTTGCAATTAGTTCCTTGAAGATGTTAATTTGTATTTGGAACATAGCCCTGTTTTGaacattaatattttatttccaCAGAAAGGATTAAAGAATGTGTTTGATGAGGCAATACTGGCTGCCCTGGAGCCTCCTGAACCTAAGAAAAGACGTAAATGTGTTCTGCTCTAAGTGTCGTCGCAGCCTTCTCAACACCAGTTTCCAAATCTAGGTTAACAGTACTGAAGAGGTTTGTTGCACAAGCACATTCCAACATGAGTTAATATATTATGAAATATTTGCCTTCTGACTGACTTAACCTAAATACATATTCAGTGTGttgaatgtgatttttttaagaTTGAGCAACATTTGATGCTGTTTGTGATGATTTGATGGCCTTGAACTGATCTTACATGTTGAATCAGTTTACAGTATATCAACAAAACTGTAGGTGACATTTCAGTTTGACCACATTATGTTTAGAGTTAATTTTGCTGAAGTGCTATTCCAAAAGAACTGACTATGAAATGGTATTTTAATAGATCTCATGTTTTATTGACTGCCCTGTAAAATGCAAACAAGCTGATAATGTTGGGTTAGTGAGCTCCTCCAATTATGTCTTAGTATACTctacatgtgtttgttttttttttttttacttgtcaaGTAATTCCCTTAAAGTTTTTATGTATCGTCATAGAACTccagtattttgttttctaaaCATTTCTTTAAGCAGGATACATTTCTCAAAAGGTCAATAGAAGTTGCTGTATTTTActcatttttgacattttgatatCTTCATGTTCCAATGTCAGCATAGCCTCCAGGGGGATCTAAGAAATATTTGACTGAGTATGACATTTCTAGGCTATGCTCCATCGTAGTTCTAGTTTGCCAAAACATAACCTGATAAATTGACACTTGTCAAAGTAGAGATCCACAAAGGCTGACAAATGATGACAGAAATGTATGAAGTTTTAAGTGCAATGTTAACACTTCATTGGAAGTCATTTATCACAAATAGCCATGCAAGGAGTTGGAGCACAACAATTTCCCAGTAATTTCCTTTTTCTGACAGGAGTGAGTCAACAAGAAGGTGATGTGTGTCCTGAATGCGTATCAACAGCTGCATTAGCTGAAACTTTGTAGGAGCATTCTGCTTATAACCCCAGGCTAATACACTATTTTGTAAACCGAACATACTTGCTGCTGAAGTCAGAAAGTAACACGTTGTGGCAGTTCTTACAAAATGCTATACATAGTTTGAAACCCTGTGAAGATTTGAGTGACAGAACTAGCACCATTTGCATTTGTCTTAACCATGCCTGGATGATGGGCTTGAATTTGACTTGTAAATATAGTGAGAATAACTCATAACTTATTGACTGAATACAATGTGTGCATTACTGATACAGATATTTAGAGGAGCTGAGATGACAGTGAAATCAAAATTACCAGGAAAATGTTGAGAGAACAAGGACTCTTTGGTCTTTATTCAATTTGACATCAACGTTGTTGTGTATCTTGCTTGTGATAAAGCATTACAATAAACCAGTGTTATGAATAAACCTAACTTCAAATACTACATGTCTGATTTGATGGTTACATAAAGGTTATGAACTTGTATACATTTTCAACATAAGTTTTTCGATACAAATTTTCAGCATCACAACTTGCACATTACAgagcaatgcaagactattaTTGGTCTTTCCATTAAGGTTGGTTTAACATAGTGCAGCAGTTTTACAATATTATAGACAGAATCCCTTCTGATCTGAGAGATCaacttattttactttttttttttttgcattgcattGCAGCAGTCATTCTGCACCCACTAATGCCTTCATACAACTTCATGTGTTATCACGTAAACATCAGAGCCAGAAAGTTAATTCTGTTCTGCAAAGCTGCCATGATACTTCATATGGCATCTTGTCCTAGCATTTTCCATGACTAGTTGGCATACAAAGACACTTCACAGAAAAACAGTTTAATTTAGACCCAGTGTATGTTTTACATTCAATATGAAGAATGTTGAATAATTGAAGACGACATACTGTTATGTAAACCTGAAACTGATTGTAATATGGCTGTTTTCAAAGTAACAAAGTGCACTACGTTGTCAGGGACCATAAGGACTCTTTGATACTGAAATAACTCAAAACCTCACTGCAGAGAGAGATGTCTATGAGGCTCTTTGGGATGAGTGGATTCCCATTTGTTATGATAATTACACATGAACCTCATTTTAGAAAGTATTATCCACATGCCATGAAAGGTAATAATGATAATATTTGCGTTTAAGTTATATTTGTTAACTATTTCAAATGGTCTCTtggagtgattttattttttaactaagATGTGCATAATTTAGaagagacttttttttacattttcaactCCACTTGTGTTAGGACAAATGTTACACATCTTTAGTTCTGCTCTACAGCACTATGAATACCCACAAATGTGTATTCATAGTCTTTTACCCATAGACACGTTCCTTCAACATGTAAAATGACTGCACGTTGTATAAGGGGGAAAAAGCGGGTGGAAGAAGGTGCAATTTCGCAATTTTAGGCAAAGGCAGGAAGCAAGCATTACATGAATCCCTTAGAGCTATATGTGACATATCTCAACACAGCTGTCGGTAACATGAATTCCATACCATCCTGCCCAGAACTGTGTGTCCTTGCCTCCGTGGATAAAACGGATGTATCTCACTCCTGGTCCATAGTTCTGGAATACATAGGTCATCTAAAAAAAACCACATATCAGTAAGTCAAGAGTTGTCCTTGAGCTTTGTACCTCCTTTTAATTATCGTAATAATGAATGCCTAATGCTTTGTATATACCTGATTCCATTTCTGATCGTTCCACTGCTCAAAGTAAACAGTCTCAGGTGCAAACTTCTGGATAGGCTTTTTTCTTTGATTCAGCAACTCCACACAGATCTCATATTCACTGCCACAATCCCATCGTGGTGCATACCTAATATAATAACACAGACGTAAAAGCACGGGAACATAAATAGTCAGCAATTAGGTTGAACCATGGTGGCCAGTTTTTTCAGCATTGTTCATTGGTGGGCCAAATTACAGCCTCGGTAGAAACACATTCTTATGCGTTTTCAACAtgctttgtttatttcatttaattagTTTGAGAGTAACAGTTGCATCAGCTTGTTAATCCTCATTCGGTAAAACGtgcatgtgtttttatgttgcACTACGAGACGAGGAAGTGGGTTTATTTTGAGTGTAAACACATACTGTTTTAGCACAGTCACAAGACTAGAGATGGAATGTATGGGTTTCCCACACAATGATAAACAGCGGCCTCCTTCATTTATAGTTTAATGAAAGTTCTGTTGTCGACACTAATCTGTTATGATCAAATAGGCTAAGCTATATCATTTTATTACCCGTGTAAGCCTGCCTCTCTCATGTGGGGGCAGCATTAGATGTTACAAGGTTGTATGAATTGAGCCTTTACATGAGCCTTGTGTTTACATTGTTATCTAAAGTATATGTATAAAAACCATGCACAAGTTTTATTGTAAACTATCAAAGGGAAGACTTCAGCTTTCCTCAGGAGCCAAATATTTTTGTTAGAGGGACAGATTTGGCCCACAGGCCACTGTTTGCCTACCACTGCCCTAGATGCccatttagttttattttatttaggcaTAGACAATGTTAAATGTGGAAATGGTTGAATGTTTCATACGTAATTGTGATCAATCTTTTTGGAACCATTTTGtacttcaatgtttttgttactAATGTTATACTACATACAATGCTGATGCTTTTGAATAACTGACTGTAAAATCTGGATTGTGTTTGTGACAAATTCAATTTGCCTAATTTGCATTAGGAATTAATTCAGAGATGTGAGAGTATTTTCATGTGTGTTCTTCTCACCAATCAGATATTTTGATGTCTGGTTGGAAGAGATCCATGAACGATGGGTTATAACCTTCTGCCTCCAAATTAATCAGCTGCGACTTCCTGCACATTCTGTAGAAAACAGACAGGGTTTTTAGCTACAACACAATAGACATGTAGCATATCATACCATGCCATTTGTTTTCTGGACCACTGCTGGTGAATACTCACCCGTAAGAGGTCACAAAGTTTTTCTGGACCGTCTCATTTGGATGTGGTACATGAATTCCTTCTGCTTGCCATTTATCACCACCGTTCTCTAGTATTTGCCAGTTCTTCATTTCATCTATAAAAACAAAGAGGGGGAGATCAATTTTTTTGTAGAGCTAATTTGTTGTTCAGCAGGTAAACAATGGACTTAAAACACCAGATGTTGAGTAAAATGTGTTCTGTGGCTTTCTTACCTTCTCCTCTTGGATTCTTGAGAAGATTTCTTCTCTTCCTGCACAAGAAGAGAAACAACCTCCAGTCTTTGGGCATTTTGGAAGCATCGTGGGGGCAATATCCTTCTCTtctacatctctctctccacagaGATTCACTGTCAGCCACTTCTTTCCACTGATGGCACACTAACCGACAATTCCTAACCACCTGATGGGGAGGAAGATTCAGGAAAATCTCCTCCAGGATCtccagaggaacagagaacagCTGAAGAAAACAGACAGGACACAGATAAACTCAAACTCTTGAtaatctgtttgttttccactgACACAGTGACTTTGGACCAATGACATTACATAATCTAAACTAACCTACATCAGCATTTTGTCTCCGTATTATACAAACATTTAAAGCAAGAAAGTGCTGTTAAAAACACGGAATGTCTGAGCCAATTTTGTTgcttggttgtgtgtgttgataTTCTTTTGTCTTCATTTTTGATGATTTCTGTTTGGGGGGTTTTTTACTTCTAAAAAGAAAGCAGGTCCTTTAGGCTGTACCTAGCCTCACAGAAACTTAAGAGATGCCAActcaaaaagtcaaatattcaaTGGTTTATAACTGGACAGCTAGGAAAAAGTCCATGATGGCAGATTTTATAGACtgtaacattttcaattcagTGGTTGACAAGTATAAAATAGTGCACCCTATGCTTATGTCTGAAACGTTTAGACTGCATGGTTGGCAAGTTTTACTCATTCAGATTAAACTTGGCCTGCATAACGTCAGATTACAACAAATACTAAAGCAATGGTTGCAGTCAAGGGTCATTCAAAATATCTCTACTGGCTGAAGCTCTCACAGCAGTTATAATGTGAAACACCTACATGTCCCTGTGAATGCGAGGCCGACGGTCCTGCAGTTGAAGACACATTGCGACTTGAGGCTGAACCAGAGCTGTGTGCTGCACCCATAGTTTTAGCTTTCCTCTTCATGCCGGGATAAACCCAGgctactgactttttttttttttttttttacagacaaATGTTCAATCGTAGTGGTTATACGTTAGTTACGATGTCACCCTTTATGATCGCCGCAGTTATTTATCTCCGGTAACACACAACACGGAAGGGCAGTTCGAGGTAAAGACACTTGATATATAAAGTGAGGTAAACGCAGCTACAATGTTTCCTGTAACCCTAAATCTAACACATGACTACCGATTCTTCTGAAATGGCAATCACTTTCGGTTAACGTTATACGTCTTCATACCATAGCTAGACTTTTGAAACGCATACACAGCCATGTCTCATACCTTCCCGAAAGACATCACTATTCTTATGAGTTGAGTCAACAAATGTGCGCGTTCGTTATTGACACCAGGACAGTCGAGCTggacgttagctagctacgtaACTTGAGACGTAGAGGGAGCTAGCCGCTAAAATAACGCAGCAAAAAGTACGCGCACAATGGCAGTATCAGTATGCTTACAGTACTCGACAGTGGAGATTCACCTACtccacaataacaacaacaacaaccggGATGCTAAAAAACGTAGGTTTTGCTGATGACTCCGCCCACGCAGCTCAATTTCGGTGTGCGCCGGGTAGAATAATAGCGAACCCTCTTGAATCCTTCCTTTGAGAAAACTTCCGGTATGTGTCATCCCTATGCGCGGGCaaagttctcttaatacatcaaTGGGGCAAAGAGCAACTTCTTTTGGACCGGTCACTTGCTGTGAGCGTAAAACttgaagaaggagaaggagaagaaaatcATTCCCCGGTGCTTCTCTAACATCTGTCGGCAGGAAGCGGCGGTGATTATTACCAGCATACGACAGGGCATAACGTTAGCTGTCCAGTCTCTTCACGATGTCCCGAATTCTGAACGGTATCGTGGCGGTATGTCCTGACCTGGGTATCGGAAACAATGGAAATCTACCCTGGCATCCCGTTAGACTCAATAACGAATTCAAACATTTCCGAAAGATGACCGCGACGCCATCTGTGGACGGCAAGCAGAATGTGGTGATCATGGGCAGGAAAACATGGTTTTCCATTCCAGAAAAGAACAGACCTCTGAACAACCGAATTAACATTGTCCTCAGCAGGGAGTGCAAAGCGCTCCCTGCGGGAGCACACCACCTGGCGCGAGACTTCAGCTCGGCTCTCAGGCTGGTCGATACGGAGCTGGCACAGCAGGCTGACCACGTCTGGGTCATTGGGGGCAGCTCTCTCTACAAGGAGATGATGGAGAGTCCGGGAACCAGGAGACTGTTCGTCACACGAATCCTGAAGCAGTTTGAGTGTGACACGTTCCTCCCTGAAATAAGTTCGGACAAATATCGTCTACTGCCAGAGTTTCCAGGAGTGCCGCAAGAGCTACAGGAGGAGAATGGTATCCAGTACAGATTTGAAGTCTACGAGAGCATCCAGCAATGAAGtgacatcagaaaaaaaaaacagaacaatgcaaaaaattaaaaacaaaaatctgaaaTTAAACCTGAACATCAACTGAGGAAAAACAATTTGTGTGGGTTTTCTATTAAAACTGCAAGTGTGAATGAAATAcaatgtggatttttttttttttggttttggttgAGATTTAACTGTTGAAACCCCCAAAcgtccctttcccgagccacattataaaaaaaaaaaaaagtaaatttcaCTGAAATAAAATAGTATAAAtcaaaaaaatgcattataCTCTTTTATATGAAAGGATTTAACCTTTGACTGTATGACTTAACCAAAATGTTACCACAATTGGTAAAAACTTGCCAAACAAGGTGTTGACAGGATGGTGTGAATCAATTGAAAATGTAGTTACAGGAAGTGTGACACGTTTATACATTTACACTCCAGTTAAAGTAGCATATCAAACGTTTAGTTATAATAGTTTAATTCACACCCTACAGTATGTAAACTCTTTCTAGTCTATCCAATCACAACACTTTCCATATGCAGTTTCTTTTAACTGTGCTGTTTCACCTTTGTCACTGGTGATGGATATCCCTTTCCTTTCTGTTCATCACCTCCTCTGTGTTTATCAGCAGCTGTTGTTAGTACTCCACCACATTCATACTGTATTATTCAGATTCACACGTTTCACGTCATTCTCTTTTCCTGAAGAAACTGACAAACCAGCAATGCTTCATTTACTTGGGTACTAccaaaataatcaaaaacatttcatttcttaCAGGGTATCCGCAGGGtcttaaaaatgtcttaaatatatttgaaaaataaggCCGTGAGTCTTAAATTTCTTAGTAAAGTCTCACATTTCGTTCACAAAGGTCTAACGTTTGTATTGTCCTTTCATAAGATTAAATAACTCCACTGTTTTGTCACAAAGCATGTATGTATTGAGTActacaataaaatgtattaagttCCAGTACTTGGTAAACAATTCTTTTTATAGCCTAAAATCCTTTCGTATATTCCATTATATCCTACACACTTTTGCCAGTATGTTCATGAAAGTGGTATTAATTTAATTCtaaatggtattaaaaaggtccTAAATTTAACTTGTGGAAACCTGGGGGTACCTCGTCTTACGAGCTGTACAAaaagaacactttttttttttcttttgaaaaagtAGCAAAATGGTTAAGCAACATGAGAGAaacttattttaataatatggCAAATAAACAGAGGCGCATTCATTGTCTTCAATCACATAGGCACTGCAGTTGTGTGTACAATACAGTACATAGAACTCAATCGTAGTTTACAAGccataccaaaaataaatggaTATCAAGGAGGCCAGAGGACCTTGGACATAAGATGATAGCCACTGTTTTAGTATCACATTAGTATTTCAATCGGGCCACAACCCTGTCCATGGATCCTGAATTATGATCAATCCCGTCTGTGATGCTTTTGCTCCGCTCTGCATATTTAAATGAATATAAAGACAAAACGTAAATGCATGATTTCTCAGTAACAGGGACTTCAATCCGTGTCGTATCTAAAACAGGTTTATCCATCAGCTGAGAGATGAGTCTTTTTTTGGTCAGCGGAGCAGCTCCTATGTGTCTGCGTCGATCCTGTGAGCTGCATGGTGGAAACAAGAACAAAAGGATGTCAGAAATAACGCAGCTGGCAGGCACATAACGTTGGCAGGTAATATAGCTCAGTGGATTTTTTAGGAGACATTTCTGGAGTGGATATCAAATATTCGGAGACATGTTGCATCACACACATCTACAAAGGCTTAGGGTTCAAGTAGTTCCCCCTGCTGTCAGTGAAATCTGAAACAGTGGCAGGTTAGACAGTTCAAGAGAGTACATGATCTACCAAATCATTAAACCTGCACTGAAGTAGCTAAAGATTACATCAACGGGGGCAAAACTGTGACATTCACCAGACGAGAGAGTCACCATGCTCTACTGTATACTACATTGAACTTACATTGCTTTGGTATCCTGAGTGGTTCGCTGTCTCCTGACAGGACTTGATGCATGACTCCGCGGAACTGATACAGCACCTTCAGGCTCTTCTCCTCCCCCACACAGGGGTCATAGAAACCAGGGAGTCCTGACTGGAAAGACAACAAAAAGTCATGCACCAGCGGCAGCAGACTGAATCAGCATACAGCAAGATGAAGACATCCGTTTGTAATACTCCAATACATTTTTAACCAGTAtgtgtactatatatatatatatatacacacacacacacacacacacacatatatatatatatatatatatatatatatatatatatatatatatatatatatatatatatatacacatatatatatatatatatatatatacacacatatatatatatatatatacatacatacatacatatatatatatatacatatatatatatatacatatatatacatacatatatatatatatatacatatatatacacatacatatatatatatatacatacatatatacatacatacatacatacatatatatatacatacatatatatatacatacatacatatatatatatatatatatatatatatatatatatatatatacatatatatatatacatatatacatacatacatatatatatatatatatatatatatatatatatatatatatatatacatatatacatacatatatacatatatacatatatatatatacatacatacatatatacatacatacatacatatatacatacatacatacatacatatatacatacatacatacatatatacatacatacatatatatatatatatatatatatatatatacatacatacatacatacacacatatatatacatacacatatatatatatacacacatacatatatatatatacatatacatatatacatatacatatatatacatacatatacatatatatatatatacatacatacatatatacacacatacatacatatatatatatatatatatatatatacacacatacatatatatatatatatatatatacacacacatacatacatatatatatatacatacatacatatatatatatatacacatatatatatatatatatatacacacacatatatatatatatatatatatatatatatatatatatatatatatatatatatatatatatacacacacacatatatatatacacacatatatatatatatatatatatatatatatatatatatacacatatatatatatatacacacatatatatatatatatacacacatatatatatatatatacatacatatatatatatatatacatatatatatatatatatatatatctatatatatatatatatatatatacacacatatatatatatatatatatatatatatatatatacacacacatatatatatacacacacatatatatatacacacacatatatatatatatatatatatatatatatatatatatatatatatatatatacacacacatatatatatatatatatatatatatatatatatatatatatatatatatatatatatatacacacatatatatatatatatatatatatatatatatatatatatatatatatatatacacacatatatatatatatacacacacatatatatatatacacacatatatatgtatatatatatatatatatatatatatatatatatatatatatatatatacacacacacacatatacatatatatatatatatatatatacacacacacacatatatatatatatatatatacacatatatatatatatatatatacacatatatatacacatatatatatatatacacatatatatatatatatatatacacatatatatatatatatatatatatatatatatatatatatatatatatatatatacacacacacacatatatatatatatatatatatatatatatatatatatatatatatacacacacacacatatatatatatatatatatacacacacatatatatatatatatatacacacatatatatatacacacatatatatac
The genomic region above belongs to Sander lucioperca isolate FBNREF2018 chromosome 12, SLUC_FBN_1.2, whole genome shotgun sequence and contains:
- the LOC116043631 gene encoding F-box only protein 6-like isoform X1; translated protein: MKRKAKTMGAAHSSGSASSRNVSSTAGPSASHSQGHLFSVPLEILEEIFLNLPPHQVVRNCRLVCHQWKEVADSESLWRERCRREGYCPHDASKMPKDWRLFLFLCRKRRNLLKNPRGEDEMKNWQILENGGDKWQAEGIHVPHPNETVQKNFVTSYGMCRKSQLINLEAEGYNPSFMDLFQPDIKISDWYAPRWDCGSEYEICVELLNQRKKPIQKFAPETVYFEQWNDQKWNQMTYVFQNYGPGVRYIRFIHGGKDTQFWAGWYGIHVTDSCVEICHI
- the LOC116043631 gene encoding F-box only protein 6-like isoform X2; the protein is MSFGKLFSVPLEILEEIFLNLPPHQVVRNCRLVCHQWKEVADSESLWRERCRREGYCPHDASKMPKDWRLFLFLCRKRRNLLKNPRGEDEMKNWQILENGGDKWQAEGIHVPHPNETVQKNFVTSYGMCRKSQLINLEAEGYNPSFMDLFQPDIKISDWYAPRWDCGSEYEICVELLNQRKKPIQKFAPETVYFEQWNDQKWNQMTYVFQNYGPGVRYIRFIHGGKDTQFWAGWYGIHVTDSCVEICHI
- the LOC116043631 gene encoding F-box only protein 6-like isoform X3; amino-acid sequence: MRHGCLFSVPLEILEEIFLNLPPHQVVRNCRLVCHQWKEVADSESLWRERCRREGYCPHDASKMPKDWRLFLFLCRKRRNLLKNPRGEDEMKNWQILENGGDKWQAEGIHVPHPNETVQKNFVTSYGMCRKSQLINLEAEGYNPSFMDLFQPDIKISDWYAPRWDCGSEYEICVELLNQRKKPIQKFAPETVYFEQWNDQKWNQMTYVFQNYGPGVRYIRFIHGGKDTQFWAGWYGIHVTDSCVEICHI
- the dhfr gene encoding dihydrofolate reductase, with protein sequence MSRILNGIVAVCPDLGIGNNGNLPWHPVRLNNEFKHFRKMTATPSVDGKQNVVIMGRKTWFSIPEKNRPLNNRINIVLSRECKALPAGAHHLARDFSSALRLVDTELAQQADHVWVIGGSSLYKEMMESPGTRRLFVTRILKQFECDTFLPEISSDKYRLLPEFPGVPQELQEENGIQYRFEVYESIQQ